A genomic region of Arachis stenosperma cultivar V10309 chromosome 9, arast.V10309.gnm1.PFL2, whole genome shotgun sequence contains the following coding sequences:
- the LOC130948023 gene encoding dof zinc finger protein DOF3.1-like: protein MQDPTTVFQIQQALLKQPHFPEQEQQLKCPRCESTNTKFCYYNNYNLSQPRHYCKNCRRYWTKGGALRNIPVGGGTRKTHKRSSSSSSSSTSNSSIKRPSSSSSSSQQANSITTNSNNSVICSGSDSTRTCTDPVGQDQRVLNIGGSFSSLLGTDGPFGGILEGVNSNGSELKIGEFGGGIGNVGSGLVANPDSGRNPGLDIQNNGDSSYWNNGGGHGWSDLAIYTPGSSFQ, encoded by the coding sequence ATGCAAGATCCAACAACAGTGTTCCAAATCCAACAAGCCTTGTTGAAACAACCACACTTCCCAGAACAAGAACAACAACTAAAGTGTCCAAGGTGTGAATCCACAAACACCAAGTTCTGTTACTACAACAACTACAACCTCTCTCAGCCACGCCATTACTGCAAGAATTGCAGAAGATATTGGACTAAAGGTGGCGCCTTGAGGAACATACCCGTTGGTGGTGGAACCAGAAAGACCCACAAAcgttcttcttcatcttcttcatcttccACTTCAAATTCATCCATCAAACGcccttcatcatcatcatcatcatcacaacAAGCCAATTCTATTACTACTAATAGTAATAATAGCGTTATTTGTTCCGGGTCTGATTCGACCCGGACTTGCACCGACCCGGTTGGTCAAGATCAGAGGGTGTTGAACATTGGTGGTAGCTTTAGTTCACTATTGGGAACAGATGGACCTTTTGGGGGGATTTTAGAGGGTGTAAATTCAAATGGGTCAGAGCTGAAAATTGGTGAATTTGGTGGTGGGATTGGGAATGTGGGTTCTGGATTGGTCGCGAATCCGGATTCAGGTCGAAACCCGGGTTTGGATATTCAGAATAATGGTGATTCAAGCTATTGGAATAATGGTGGTGGTCATGGTTGGTCTGATCTTGCAATATACACACCTGGGTCAAGCTTTCAGTAG
- the LOC130948933 gene encoding uncharacterized protein LOC130948933: MVGLVETKKQVVTRFDVTKIWGQDGFGWEYVGSEGASGGLLLIWNDLIFKMNNCYKGKRVDKNHVWEELSYVAGLCQVLCYFLGDFNEIVREEERKGASGLTRSAKEFKNWIQDMSLVDLPLSDRKFTWFWGRSCSRIDRALISLEWLEEFPDTRLQGGPRGLSDHCPIIVEDRKLTDGLRPFRSIDSWFTHESFLKIVKEEWRSLGDKQFTDKLKALTALLGRWHKDNFGEMDKKITKFEEEIKRIDDLVSNGVYDGTMEARRKALVTCCER; the protein is encoded by the exons ATGGTTGGATTGGTTGAGACTAAGAAGCAGGTAGTGACGAGGTTTGATGTTACAAAAATATGGGGGCAAGATGGGTTTGGCTGGGAATATGTAGGCTCTGAGGGTGCCTCCGGTGGTCTACTGCTCATATGGAATGATTTGATATTTAAAATGAATAATTGCTATAAGGGGAAAAG AGTTGATAAGAATCATGTTTGGGAGGAGCTGAGCTATGTAGCAGGGTTATGTCAAGTTCTGTGCTACTTTCTGGGGGACTTTAATGAAATAGTACGGGAGGAGGAACGGAAGGGTGCTAGTGGTTTAACTCGATCTGCGAAAGAATTCAAGAATTGGATACAAGATATGAGCTTAGTGGATCTGCCACTCTCTGATCGCAAGTTTACATGGTTCTGGGGACGTTCTTGCAGTCGTATAGATAGAGCTCTGATTAGCTTAGAGTGGTTAGAAGAGTTTCCTGATACTCGACTTCAAGGTGGGCCGAGGGGCTTATCAGATCACTGTCCTATCATAGTTGAGGACAGGAAGTTGACGGATGGTCTAAGGCCGTTCAGGAGCATAGACTCGTGGTTCACACATGAGAGTTTTCTCAAAATAGTAAAGGAGGAATGGAGAAGTCTAGGGGACAAACAGTTCACAGATAAATTGAAGGCTTTGACAGCTCTGTTGGGGAGATGGCATAAGGACAATTTTGGAGAGATGGACAAGAAAATTACAAAGTTTGAGGAAGAAATCAAGAGAATTGATGATTTGGTAAGCAATGGAGTGTATGATGGTACGATGGAGGCTAGAAGAAAGGCGCTAGTTACTTGCTGTGAGAGATAG